The following coding sequences lie in one Streptomyces venezuelae genomic window:
- a CDS encoding bile acid:sodium symporter family protein, translating into MHPEQITAQTDPADKAARRAVTVFPVLVLAAGALGLALPDTFDGWGTNVPYLLGVVMFCMGLTMTPLDFQGVVRRPWAVALGLVAHYLIMPGLGWLIAHALGLSPQLAAGVILVGCAPSGTASNVVTYLARGDVALSVSVATVSTVLAPLVTPPLTLLLAGEYLPVDAGSMVTDIFKTVLLPVIAGLLVRLLFGRYVDRVLGALPWLSALTIAAIVAIVVAGSAAAIKSAAALVFLAVFLHNGLGLALGYGAGRLSRLGPPASRAMAFEVGMQNSGLAASLATAHFSPLAALPAAVFSVWHNVSGALVAAWMAHRARRDGRSRDGERLPA; encoded by the coding sequence GTGCACCCCGAACAGATCACCGCGCAGACGGACCCGGCCGACAAGGCGGCCCGCCGCGCCGTCACCGTCTTCCCCGTCCTCGTCCTGGCCGCGGGCGCGCTCGGACTCGCCCTGCCGGACACGTTCGACGGCTGGGGCACGAACGTCCCGTACCTCCTCGGCGTGGTGATGTTCTGCATGGGCCTGACCATGACCCCGCTCGACTTCCAGGGCGTGGTCAGGCGGCCCTGGGCCGTCGCGCTCGGCCTGGTCGCTCATTACCTGATCATGCCGGGCCTCGGCTGGCTGATCGCCCACGCGCTCGGCCTGTCGCCGCAGTTGGCGGCCGGCGTGATCCTGGTGGGCTGCGCGCCGAGCGGCACCGCGTCCAACGTCGTGACGTATCTGGCACGCGGCGACGTGGCGCTTTCCGTCTCGGTCGCCACGGTCTCGACGGTCCTGGCCCCGCTCGTCACCCCACCCCTGACCCTGCTGCTCGCGGGCGAGTACCTCCCCGTCGACGCGGGCTCGATGGTCACGGACATCTTCAAGACCGTGCTGCTCCCGGTGATCGCGGGCCTGCTCGTACGCCTGCTCTTCGGGCGGTACGTCGACCGGGTGCTCGGCGCGCTGCCGTGGCTGTCGGCGCTGACCATCGCCGCGATCGTGGCGATCGTCGTCGCGGGCAGCGCCGCGGCGATCAAGTCGGCGGCGGCGCTGGTGTTCCTCGCGGTCTTCCTGCACAACGGCCTCGGCCTGGCACTGGGCTACGGCGCGGGCAGACTCTCCCGGCTCGGCCCGCCCGCGTCCCGCGCGATGGCGTTCGAGGTGGGCATGCAGAACTCAGGCCTGGCAGCCTCCCTGGCCACGGCCCACTTCAGCCCCCTCGCCGCCCTCCCGGCGGCGGTGTTCTCCGTGTGGCACAACGTCTCGGGGGCGTTGGTGGCGGCGTGGATGGCACATCGGGCGCGGCGGGACGGGCGGTCGCGGGACGGCGAACGCCTTCCGGCCTAG
- a CDS encoding acetylornithine transaminase: MSNQELTARWRDALMDNYGTPRLPLVRGAGTKLWDADGKEYLDFVGGIAVNALGHAHPALVEAVSAQMGALGHVSNLFVAEPPVALAEKLLQLFGREGRVYFCNSGAEANEGAFKLGRLTGRRHMVATQGGFHGRTMGALALTGQPGKQEPFVPLPGEVTHVPYGDVDALRAAVTTDTAFVIIEPIQGENGVVVPPAGYLKAAREITEATGTLLVLDEVQTGIGRTGHWFEYLAHDGVQPDVVTLAKGLGGGLPLGATVAFGTAAELFKPGHHGTTFGGNPVACAAGRAVIDTIEAEGLLDNTKRAGEKLRDGIESQGHPLVRHVRGSGLLLGIVLTEPLAPKVQQVAQDAGFLVNAPAPDVVRLMPPLNVRDEEVDAFLGALPGILNKALEADGDERSGE, translated from the coding sequence ATGAGCAACCAGGAGCTGACCGCGCGCTGGCGGGACGCACTCATGGACAACTACGGCACGCCGAGGCTGCCGTTGGTGCGCGGCGCGGGCACCAAGCTGTGGGACGCCGACGGCAAGGAGTACCTCGACTTCGTCGGCGGCATCGCGGTCAACGCGCTCGGCCACGCCCACCCGGCGCTCGTCGAGGCCGTGAGCGCCCAGATGGGCGCCCTCGGCCACGTCTCCAACCTCTTCGTCGCCGAGCCGCCCGTCGCGCTCGCCGAGAAGCTGCTGCAGCTCTTCGGCCGCGAGGGCCGGGTGTACTTCTGCAACTCCGGCGCCGAGGCCAACGAGGGCGCGTTCAAGCTCGGCAGGCTGACCGGCCGCCGGCACATGGTCGCCACGCAGGGCGGCTTCCACGGCCGCACGATGGGCGCGCTCGCCCTCACCGGACAGCCCGGCAAGCAGGAGCCGTTCGTACCGCTGCCGGGAGAGGTGACACACGTCCCGTACGGCGACGTGGACGCCCTGCGCGCAGCGGTGACCACCGACACCGCCTTCGTCATCATCGAACCCATCCAGGGCGAGAACGGCGTCGTCGTGCCGCCCGCGGGCTACCTCAAGGCGGCCAGGGAGATCACCGAGGCCACCGGGACGCTCCTCGTCCTCGACGAGGTGCAGACCGGAATCGGCCGCACAGGCCACTGGTTCGAGTACCTGGCGCACGACGGCGTACAGCCGGATGTCGTCACGCTCGCGAAGGGTCTGGGCGGCGGGCTCCCGCTCGGCGCGACCGTCGCGTTCGGCACCGCCGCCGAGCTCTTCAAGCCCGGTCACCACGGCACGACGTTCGGCGGGAACCCCGTCGCGTGCGCCGCGGGCCGCGCCGTGATCGACACGATCGAGGCGGAGGGCCTCCTCGACAACACCAAGCGCGCGGGCGAGAAGCTGCGCGACGGAATCGAGTCACAGGGACACCCGCTGGTACGGCATGTAAGGGGCTCGGGCCTCCTGCTGGGTATCGTGCTCACCGAGCCGCTCGCGCCGAAGGTGCAGCAGGTGGCTCAGGACGCCGGCTTCCTCGTGAACGCGCCCGCCCCCGATGTCGTACGGCTGATGCCGCCGCTGAACGTGCGCGACGAAGAGGTGGACGCGTTCCTCGGGGCCCTGCCCGGCATCCTGAACAAGGCTCTTGAGGCCGACGGGGACGAACGATCCGGAGAATGA
- a CDS encoding TetR/AcrR family transcriptional regulator, protein MSVDRDQVLRSAAALLTRKATSTMDEVARAAGISRATLHRHFAGRDALVRALEDLGLQECEAALVRARLDDDGAGDALRRLVKEIEPAAGLLAFLYTENQLFEGDAQNDGWSHIDDRLAALFRRGQENGEFRIDLTPVWLTEAFYGLIGSGAWAVQDGRVAANDFSYMIAELLIGGAQRRVES, encoded by the coding sequence ATGTCAGTCGATCGCGACCAGGTCCTGCGCAGCGCCGCCGCCCTGCTCACCCGCAAAGCCACCTCCACCATGGACGAGGTCGCCCGTGCCGCGGGCATCAGCAGGGCGACCCTCCACCGCCACTTCGCGGGCCGCGACGCGCTCGTGCGTGCCCTCGAAGACCTCGGCCTCCAGGAGTGCGAGGCCGCCCTCGTCCGCGCCCGGCTCGACGACGACGGCGCCGGGGACGCGCTGCGGCGCCTGGTGAAGGAGATCGAACCCGCCGCGGGCCTGCTCGCGTTCCTCTACACCGAGAACCAGCTCTTCGAGGGCGACGCGCAGAACGACGGCTGGTCCCACATCGACGACCGGCTCGCCGCCCTCTTCCGGCGTGGTCAGGAGAACGGCGAGTTCCGTATCGACCTGACACCCGTCTGGCTCACCGAGGCGTTCTACGGCCTCATCGGCTCCGGCGCGTGGGCCGTCCAGGACGGCCGGGTGGCCGCCAACGACTTCTCGTACATGATCGCCGAGCTGCTGATCGGCGGCGCACAGCGGAGAGTGGAATCATGA
- a CDS encoding lysophospholipid acyltransferase family protein, with amino-acid sequence MTREYRTHLHLLVVDPLTPEGLLSRLALIKAVLGPFLRLMFRPRVEGAENIPGTGPVILAGNHLTFIDSMILPLVTNRPVFFIGKDEYVTGKGLKGRLMAWFFTGVGMIPVDRDGGRGGVAALMTGRRILDDGKVFGIYPEGTRSPDGRLYRGRTGIARLTLMTGAPVVPFAMIGTDKLQPGGKGLPRPGKVTVRFGEAMEFSRYDGMDRDRYVLRAVTDSVMTEVMLLSGQEYVDMYATKAKAA; translated from the coding sequence GTGACCCGCGAGTACCGTACTCACCTGCACTTACTCGTCGTCGACCCGTTGACACCGGAGGGCCTGTTGTCCCGTCTAGCGCTCATCAAGGCAGTGCTCGGACCGTTCTTGCGCCTGATGTTCCGCCCACGGGTAGAAGGCGCCGAGAACATCCCGGGGACCGGCCCCGTCATTCTGGCCGGAAACCACCTCACGTTCATCGACTCGATGATCCTGCCGCTGGTCACCAACCGTCCGGTGTTCTTCATCGGCAAGGACGAGTACGTCACCGGCAAGGGCCTCAAGGGCCGCCTCATGGCGTGGTTCTTCACGGGCGTCGGCATGATTCCCGTGGACCGTGACGGTGGGCGCGGAGGTGTCGCGGCGCTCATGACGGGGCGGCGGATCCTGGACGACGGCAAGGTGTTCGGCATCTACCCCGAGGGCACGCGTTCGCCCGACGGGCGGCTGTACCGGGGTCGTACGGGCATCGCCCGGCTCACCCTCATGACGGGCGCGCCCGTCGTCCCCTTCGCGATGATCGGCACGGACAAGCTCCAGCCGGGCGGCAAGGGGCTTCCCCGGCCGGGGAAGGTGACGGTCCGCTTCGGCGAGGCGATGGAGTTCTCGCGGTACGACGGGATGGACCGGGACCGGTATGTGCTGCGGGCGGTGACGGACTCCGTGATGACGGAGGTCATGTTGCTGTCGGGGCAGGAGTATGTGGACATGTACGCCACGAAGGCGAAAGCGGCGTAG
- a CDS encoding aldo/keto reductase gives MPFARLAAATTPTAHLGLGLAAVGRPGYITLGRDTDLPHARTVEALRERTFELLDAAYASGVRYIDAARSYGRSEEFLGDWLTSRPDIRDVVIGSKWGYTYTADWRTDAEGPHEVKDHSPAAYDRQRAETAELLGDRLDLYQVHSVTPESPALTDKELHARLAALAAEGVTVGLSVSGPQQAAAIRAALDVTVDGEPLFRTVQATYNILETSAGRALAEAHDAGLTVLVKEGLANGRLADPYAPTALREVAEETGLGCDAVALAVLLAEPWAGVVLSGAATSAQLVSNLHAAAVDLDAGQVERLVGLAQDPAAYWEGRARLPWN, from the coding sequence ATGCCCTTCGCCAGGCTGGCCGCAGCCACGACCCCGACCGCGCACCTGGGGCTCGGTCTCGCCGCCGTCGGCAGGCCCGGTTACATCACGCTGGGCCGCGACACCGACCTGCCGCACGCCCGCACCGTCGAGGCCCTGCGCGAACGCACCTTCGAACTCCTCGACGCCGCCTACGCGTCGGGGGTCCGCTACATCGACGCGGCCCGCTCGTACGGCCGCTCCGAGGAATTCCTCGGCGACTGGCTGACGTCCAGGCCGGACATCCGTGACGTCGTCATCGGCAGCAAGTGGGGCTACACGTACACGGCGGACTGGCGCACCGACGCCGAGGGCCCGCACGAGGTCAAGGACCACAGCCCGGCGGCGTACGACCGGCAGCGCGCCGAGACCGCCGAGCTCCTCGGCGACCGGCTCGACCTCTACCAGGTGCACTCCGTGACGCCCGAGAGCCCCGCGCTCACCGACAAGGAACTCCACGCCCGCCTCGCCGCGCTCGCGGCGGAGGGCGTCACCGTCGGCCTCTCCGTCAGCGGCCCCCAGCAGGCCGCGGCGATCCGCGCCGCCCTCGACGTGACCGTCGACGGCGAGCCGCTCTTCCGCACCGTCCAGGCGACGTACAACATCCTGGAGACCTCCGCGGGCCGCGCGCTCGCCGAGGCGCACGACGCGGGCCTCACCGTGCTCGTCAAGGAGGGCCTGGCCAACGGCCGCCTCGCCGACCCGTACGCGCCCACCGCGCTGCGCGAGGTCGCCGAGGAGACGGGCCTCGGCTGCGACGCGGTGGCGCTCGCCGTCCTCCTGGCCGAACCGTGGGCGGGCGTCGTCCTCTCCGGCGCGGCCACGTCGGCCCAGCTGGTCTCCAACCTCCACGCCGCGGCCGTCGACCTCGACGCCGGTCAGGTGGAACGGCTGGTGGGACTGGCGCAGGACCCGGCGGCGTACTGGGAGGGGCGCGCGCGGCTGCCCTGGAACTGA
- a CDS encoding pyridoxamine 5'-phosphate oxidase family protein produces the protein MGKTHDRIDGRLRTFIEEQPMFFTATAPLAGDGTINLSPKGLKGSFAVVDERTVAYLDFAGSNAETVAHLRENGRITLMWCAFQGPPNIVRVHGRGEPVFRDDPRFTELLGHFPGIDPAPHGLRAVIVVTADLIRDTCGYGVPFTTYDEDRDLHGKRFAREDDVSLSAYFAKKDHIAQSIDGLPGLPLPLPPTPAPAEPSV, from the coding sequence ATGGGAAAGACACACGACCGCATAGACGGCAGGCTCCGCACCTTCATCGAGGAACAGCCCATGTTCTTCACGGCGACCGCGCCCCTCGCCGGCGACGGCACGATCAACCTCTCCCCCAAGGGCCTCAAGGGCTCCTTCGCGGTGGTCGACGAACGGACGGTCGCCTACCTGGACTTCGCGGGCAGCAACGCCGAGACCGTCGCCCATCTGAGGGAGAACGGCCGCATCACGCTGATGTGGTGCGCCTTCCAGGGACCGCCGAACATCGTGCGGGTGCACGGCCGCGGTGAGCCCGTCTTCCGCGACGACCCGCGCTTCACGGAGCTCCTCGGCCACTTCCCGGGCATCGATCCGGCCCCGCACGGGCTGCGCGCCGTCATCGTCGTGACGGCCGACCTCATCCGCGACACCTGCGGGTACGGGGTGCCCTTCACGACATACGACGAGGACCGCGACCTGCACGGCAAGCGGTTCGCGCGCGAGGACGACGTGTCGCTCAGCGCGTACTTCGCCAAGAAGGACCACATCGCGCAGAGCATCGACGGGCTTCCCGGCCTCCCCCTCCCCCTGCCGCCCACCCCCGCCCCGGCCGAACCCTCCGTGTAG
- a CDS encoding glycerophosphodiester phosphodiesterase — protein sequence MATQDSGQQQPGTSPGRRALLGAAIAGAGAAAVGLPGVARAGERHGGGHGGHGGHGGYTSLPVPTVVAHRGTSGYRPEHTLGSYQLALDMGAHVIEQDVVPTKDGHLVCRHENDITATTDVSAHPEFASRKTTKSVDGTSLTGWFTEDFTLAELKTLRAKERIPGTRQRNTLYDGRWDVPTLEEVFRWAEKEGRKRGKPVWLHIETKHPTYFRKLGLGLEEPLAKLLRRYGRHKKNSPNFLQSFEPSSIQRLAKLVSAPRVVLLSTANSRPWDFVEANDPRTVADLITPKGLRWMAGFAQGIGPTLDLVIPRKADGSLGTPTTLVRDAHAADLILHPYTMRNENTFLPTNFRKGTDPTAYGDAFGAFKAYFETGIDGIFSDNCDTALLAAADFVNR from the coding sequence ATGGCGACGCAGGATTCGGGTCAGCAGCAGCCGGGGACGAGCCCGGGGCGCCGCGCGCTACTGGGAGCGGCGATCGCCGGTGCGGGCGCCGCCGCGGTCGGACTGCCCGGCGTGGCGAGAGCCGGCGAGCGGCACGGCGGTGGACACGGCGGGCACGGCGGACATGGCGGATATACGTCCCTGCCCGTACCGACCGTCGTCGCGCACCGCGGCACCAGCGGCTATCGGCCGGAACACACCCTCGGCTCGTACCAGCTCGCCCTCGACATGGGCGCACACGTCATCGAGCAGGACGTGGTGCCGACCAAGGACGGCCACCTCGTCTGCCGTCACGAGAACGACATCACCGCGACGACGGACGTCTCGGCGCACCCCGAGTTCGCGTCCCGCAAGACCACCAAGTCCGTGGACGGCACCTCGCTCACCGGCTGGTTCACCGAGGACTTCACGCTCGCCGAGCTGAAGACGCTGCGCGCCAAGGAGCGCATCCCCGGCACCCGCCAGCGCAACACCCTCTACGACGGCCGCTGGGACGTGCCCACCCTCGAAGAGGTCTTCCGGTGGGCCGAGAAGGAGGGCCGCAAGCGCGGCAAGCCCGTCTGGCTGCACATCGAGACCAAGCACCCCACCTACTTCCGCAAGCTGGGCCTCGGCCTGGAGGAGCCCCTCGCCAAGCTCCTGCGCCGCTACGGCCGCCACAAGAAGAACTCGCCGAACTTCCTCCAGTCCTTCGAGCCCAGCAGCATCCAGCGCCTGGCCAAGCTGGTCTCCGCGCCGCGCGTCGTGCTCCTGTCCACCGCGAACTCCCGCCCCTGGGACTTCGTCGAGGCGAACGACCCGCGCACCGTCGCCGACCTGATCACGCCCAAGGGCCTGCGCTGGATGGCCGGCTTCGCCCAGGGCATCGGCCCGACCCTCGACCTGGTCATCCCGCGCAAGGCCGACGGCAGCCTCGGCACCCCGACCACACTGGTCAGGGACGCGCACGCGGCGGACCTGATCCTGCACCCGTACACGATGCGCAACGAGAACACCTTCCTGCCCACGAACTTCAGGAAGGGCACCGACCCGACGGCCTACGGCGACGCCTTCGGCGCCTTCAAGGCGTACTTCGAGACGGGCATCGACGGGATCTTCTCCGACAACTGCGACACCGCCCTGCTCGCGGCCGCGGACTTCGTCAACCGCTGA
- a CDS encoding arginine repressor, which yields MSQAQGNEHADHAGPAVPQTRTARHRRIVDILNRQPVRSQSQLAKLLADDGLTVTQATLSRDLDELNAVKIRNAEGDLIYAVPSEGGFRTPRAPLGESAKEERMRRLSAELLISAEASANLVVLRTPPGAAQFLASAIDQAELHDILGTIAGDDTLMLISREPSGGQALADHLLRLASNEH from the coding sequence ATGAGCCAGGCGCAAGGCAACGAGCACGCCGACCACGCGGGTCCCGCCGTGCCGCAGACCCGCACCGCACGTCACCGCCGGATCGTGGACATCCTCAACCGGCAGCCGGTGCGCTCCCAGAGCCAGCTGGCGAAGCTGCTCGCCGACGACGGCCTGACGGTCACTCAGGCGACGCTCTCCCGCGACCTGGACGAGCTGAACGCGGTGAAGATCCGCAACGCCGAGGGCGACCTCATCTACGCGGTCCCGAGCGAGGGCGGTTTCCGCACCCCGCGCGCACCGCTGGGCGAGTCGGCCAAGGAGGAGCGGATGCGCCGCCTCTCCGCGGAACTCCTGATCTCCGCGGAGGCCTCGGCCAACCTCGTCGTCCTGCGCACGCCACCGGGCGCCGCCCAGTTCCTGGCCTCCGCGATCGACCAGGCCGAACTCCACGACATCCTGGGCACGATCGCGGGCGACGACACGCTGATGCTCATCAGCAGGGAACCCTCGGGAGGCCAGGCCCTGGCGGACCACCTGCTCCGCCTGGCCTCCAACGAACACTAG
- the argB gene encoding acetylglutamate kinase, with translation MSTPTARKHTALPKAQTLIEALPWLTRHRGRTVVIKFGGNAMVDEALKAAFAQDVVFLHHAGLKPVVVHGGGPQISKALDRHGIVSEFKAGLRVTTEDAMDVVRMVLAGQVQRELVGLLNQHGPLAVGLTGEDAHTITATKHQPRIEGELVDIGRVGEITEIDTGAIEALLADGRIPVVSSIARSQDDHHVYNVNADTAASALAAALGAETLMVLTDVEGLYEDWPNSDEVISRLTAKELEKLLPELASGMVPKMEGCLHAVRNGVETARVIDGRVQHSILLEIFTDEGIGTMVVPDDESTGTEGES, from the coding sequence ATGAGCACGCCCACCGCGCGCAAGCACACCGCGCTCCCCAAGGCCCAGACCCTCATCGAGGCGCTGCCCTGGCTGACCCGGCACCGCGGCAGGACCGTCGTCATCAAGTTCGGCGGCAACGCCATGGTCGACGAGGCACTCAAGGCCGCCTTTGCCCAGGACGTCGTCTTCCTGCACCACGCGGGCCTCAAGCCCGTCGTCGTGCACGGCGGCGGACCGCAGATCAGCAAGGCACTCGACCGGCACGGCATCGTCAGCGAGTTCAAGGCGGGCCTCAGGGTCACCACCGAGGACGCCATGGACGTCGTACGCATGGTGCTCGCCGGACAGGTGCAGCGCGAGCTCGTCGGCCTGCTCAACCAGCACGGCCCGCTCGCCGTCGGCCTCACCGGCGAGGACGCCCACACCATCACCGCCACCAAGCACCAGCCCCGCATCGAGGGCGAACTGGTCGACATCGGCCGGGTCGGCGAGATCACCGAGATCGACACGGGCGCCATCGAGGCGCTGCTCGCCGACGGCCGCATCCCGGTCGTCTCCTCGATCGCCCGCTCCCAGGACGATCACCATGTCTACAACGTCAATGCTGATACGGCGGCTTCGGCACTCGCTGCGGCGCTTGGTGCCGAGACCCTGATGGTCCTCACCGACGTCGAGGGCCTCTACGAGGACTGGCCGAACTCCGACGAGGTCATCAGCCGCCTCACCGCGAAGGAGCTGGAGAAGCTCCTGCCCGAGCTGGCCAGCGGCATGGTCCCGAAGATGGAGGGCTGCCTGCACGCCGTGCGCAACGGCGTCGAGACGGCCCGCGTGATCGACGGGCGCGTCCAGCACTCGATCCTGCTGGAGATCTTCACGGACGAAGGCATCGGCACGATGGTCGTGCCCGACGACGAGAGCACCGGTACGGAGGGGGAGTCATGA
- a CDS encoding MFS transporter codes for MTSTHKEAAAPEIERSPGRWLALAVLALAVLLVAVDATVLGLATPYISEDLKPSGTQLLWIGDVYSFVIAGLLVSMGSLGDRIGRKKLLLTGAVAFGAVSVLNSYATSPEMMIVARALLGVAGATLMPSTLALIRNIFHDPRERSLAVGIWGAMASAGAAVGPVVGGFLLEHFWWGSVFLINLPVMAVLVLVGIKFLPESKNPAPGPWDLVSVVLSLIGMIAVVYAIKEAAAHGMRWDVAAAAVVGVAALVWFVRRQLTLSAPLLDMRLFRNRGFSGAVLADLLTVLGLSGLVFFLSQFLQLVQGRRPFEAGLAELPAAVGAVGAGLIAGMVARRFSVRIVVAGGLAAVGLSLAVLTALDQSTGYPLLGAALLVVGIGAGFSFTVTADVILSSVPKEQAGAASAVSETAYELGAALGIALLGSIVTGVYRDFTAPPGTPADVASAAHESLGGAVESSASLPSAQADVLLHSAQSAFVDGLRLAAGVGAGVLLATAAAAWFLLKHQKLEDGVEH; via the coding sequence ATGACCAGCACCCACAAGGAGGCCGCGGCACCCGAGATCGAGCGCAGCCCCGGCCGCTGGCTCGCCCTCGCCGTGCTCGCGCTGGCCGTGCTCCTCGTCGCCGTCGACGCGACCGTCCTCGGCCTGGCGACGCCGTACATCAGCGAAGACCTCAAGCCCTCCGGCACCCAGCTCCTCTGGATCGGCGACGTCTACTCGTTCGTCATCGCGGGTCTGCTCGTCTCCATGGGCAGCCTCGGCGACCGCATCGGCCGCAAGAAGCTGCTGCTCACCGGAGCGGTCGCCTTCGGCGCGGTGTCGGTCCTGAACTCCTACGCCACCAGTCCCGAGATGATGATCGTGGCCCGCGCGCTGCTCGGGGTCGCGGGCGCGACGCTGATGCCGTCGACGCTGGCGCTGATCCGCAACATCTTCCACGACCCGCGCGAACGCAGCCTCGCTGTCGGCATCTGGGGCGCCATGGCGTCCGCGGGCGCCGCGGTCGGTCCCGTCGTCGGCGGCTTCCTGCTCGAACACTTCTGGTGGGGCTCGGTCTTCCTCATCAACCTGCCCGTGATGGCCGTGCTCGTCCTGGTCGGCATCAAGTTCCTGCCCGAGTCCAAGAACCCGGCGCCGGGCCCCTGGGACCTGGTCAGCGTCGTGCTCTCCCTCATCGGCATGATCGCTGTCGTGTACGCCATCAAGGAGGCGGCCGCGCACGGGATGCGCTGGGACGTCGCCGCGGCGGCGGTCGTCGGCGTCGCCGCGCTCGTCTGGTTCGTACGCCGCCAACTCACGCTCTCCGCGCCGCTCCTGGACATGCGGCTCTTCCGCAACCGCGGGTTCTCCGGGGCGGTCCTCGCCGACCTGCTGACCGTCCTCGGCCTCTCCGGCCTGGTCTTCTTCCTCTCCCAGTTCCTGCAGCTCGTACAGGGGCGACGGCCGTTCGAGGCGGGCCTGGCCGAACTGCCCGCGGCGGTGGGCGCGGTGGGGGCGGGCCTGATCGCGGGCATGGTGGCCCGCCGCTTCTCGGTACGCATCGTGGTGGCCGGCGGCCTGGCGGCGGTGGGCCTGTCCCTCGCGGTACTCACGGCACTCGACCAGAGCACGGGCTATCCGCTCCTGGGAGCGGCGCTCCTGGTGGTGGGCATCGGCGCGGGCTTCTCCTTCACCGTCACCGCCGACGTCATCCTGTCCAGCGTCCCCAAGGAGCAGGCGGGCGCGGCGTCCGCGGTCTCCGAGACGGCGTACGAGCTGGGCGCGGCGCTCGGCATCGCGCTGCTCGGTTCCATCGTCACCGGCGTCTACCGCGACTTCACCGCGCCGCCGGGTACGCCGGCTGACGTGGCGTCGGCGGCGCACGAGTCGCTGGGCGGCGCGGTGGAATCCTCGGCGTCCCTTCCTTCCGCCCAGGCGGACGTCCTCCTCCACTCCGCCCAGTCGGCCTTCGTCGACGGCCTGCGCCTGGCGGCGGGCGTCGGCGCGGGGGTCCTCCTCGCCACGGCGGCGGCGGCGTGGTTCCTCCTGAAACACCAGAAACTGGAGGACGGCGTGGAGCACTAG
- the argH gene encoding argininosuccinate lyase: MSSNNGGDVRLWGGRFADGPAEALAKLSASVHFDWRLAPYDIAGSRAHARVLHTAGLLTEDELTGMLDGLDRLEADVADGSFVGTIADEDVHTALERGLLERLGPDLGGKLRAGRSRNDQVATLFRMYLRDHARIIGGLLAELQGALVGLAEAHPDVAMPGRTHLQHAQPVLFAHHVLAHVQSLSRDAERLRQWDARTAVSPYGSGALAGSSLGLDPEAVAKDLGFEHGSSANSIDGTASRDFVAEFAFITAMIGVNLSRIAEEVIIWNTKEFSFVTLHDAFSTGSSIMPQKKNPDIAELARGKSGRLIGNLTGLLATLKALPLAYNRDLQEDKEPVFDSCDQLEILLPAFTGMMATLTVHRERMEELAPAGFSLATDIAEWLVKQGVPFRVAHEVAGECVKVAEAEGKELDDLTDDQFAKISAHLTPEVRTVLNVPGALASRNGRGGTAPSAVADQLADVKADLSVQKEWAGARK; this comes from the coding sequence GTGAGCAGCAACAACGGCGGTGACGTCCGGCTCTGGGGCGGACGGTTCGCCGACGGACCCGCGGAGGCCCTCGCGAAGCTGTCGGCATCGGTCCACTTCGACTGGCGCCTCGCCCCGTACGACATCGCCGGATCCCGCGCCCACGCGCGCGTGCTCCACACGGCGGGCCTGCTGACCGAGGACGAGCTGACCGGCATGCTGGACGGACTCGACCGGCTCGAAGCCGACGTCGCCGACGGCTCGTTCGTCGGCACCATCGCCGACGAGGACGTCCACACCGCCCTGGAGCGCGGCCTGCTGGAGCGGCTCGGCCCGGACCTCGGCGGCAAGCTGCGGGCCGGCCGGTCCCGCAACGACCAGGTGGCGACGCTCTTCCGGATGTACCTGCGCGACCACGCCCGCATCATCGGCGGCCTCCTCGCCGAACTCCAGGGCGCGCTCGTCGGCCTCGCCGAGGCGCATCCCGACGTCGCCATGCCGGGCCGCACGCACCTGCAGCACGCCCAGCCGGTCCTCTTCGCGCACCACGTCCTCGCGCACGTCCAGTCCCTGTCCCGGGATGCCGAGCGGCTGCGGCAGTGGGACGCGCGGACGGCCGTGTCGCCATACGGCTCCGGCGCGCTCGCGGGCTCCTCGCTCGGCCTCGACCCGGAAGCGGTCGCCAAGGACCTCGGGTTCGAGCACGGCTCGTCGGCCAACTCCATCGACGGGACGGCCTCGCGCGACTTCGTCGCGGAGTTCGCCTTCATCACCGCCATGATCGGCGTGAACCTCTCCCGGATCGCCGAGGAGGTCATCATCTGGAACACGAAGGAGTTCTCCTTCGTCACCCTCCACGACGCGTTCTCGACCGGCTCGTCGATCATGCCGCAGAAGAAGAACCCGGATATCGCCGAGCTGGCGCGGGGCAAGTCCGGCCGCCTCATCGGCAACCTGACGGGCCTCCTCGCCACCCTCAAGGCCCTGCCGCTCGCGTACAACCGCGACCTCCAGGAGGACAAGGAGCCGGTCTTCGACTCCTGCGACCAGCTGGAGATCCTGCTGCCCGCCTTCACCGGCATGATGGCGACGCTCACCGTCCACCGCGAGCGCATGGAGGAGCTGGCCCCGGCCGGCTTCTCGCTCGCCACCGACATCGCCGAGTGGCTCGTCAAGCAGGGCGTGCCGTTCCGTGTCGCGCACGAGGTCGCGGGTGAGTGCGTGAAGGTCGCCGAGGCCGAGGGCAAGGAGCTCGACGACCTCACCGACGACCAGTTCGCGAAGATCTCCGCGCACCTCACGCCCGAGGTGCGCACCGTCCTCAACGTGCCGGGCGCGCTCGCCTCCCGCAACGGCCGCGGCGGCACCGCCCCCTCGGCCGTCGCCGACCAGCTCGCCGACGTCAAGGCGGACCTGTCGGTCCAGAAGGAGTGGGCGGGCGCCCGCAAGTGA